Below is a window of Rhodopseudomonas sp. P2A-2r DNA.
GTGGCGCTCGATGCCTTCGGTCCTGTCACCGACAATGCCGGCGGCATTGCCGAAATGGCCGGCCTGCCCAAGGAAGTGCGCAAGGCCACCGACGCGCTCGACGCGGTCGGCAACACCACCAAGGCGGTGACCAAGGGCTACGCCATCGGCTCCGCCGGTCTCGGTGCGCTGGTGCTGTTCGCGGCGTATAATGAGGATCTCAAGTTCTTCATCGCCAATGCCGCGAAGTATCCCTACTTCAAGGGCGTGCTGCCGGACTTCTCGCTGAACAACCCCTATGTGGTGGTCGGCCTGCTGTTCGGCGGTCTGCTGCCCTACCTGTTCGGCGCCATGGGCATGACCGCGGTCGGCCGTGCGGCTTCCGCGATCGTGGAAGAAGTGCGCCGGCAGTTTCGTGAAAAACCGGGCATCATGCAGGGCACCGACAAGCCGGATTACGGCCGCGCGGTCGACCTGCTGACCAAGGCGGCGATCAAGGAAATGATCATCCCGTCGCTGCTCCCGGTGCTGTCGCCGGTGGTGGTGTACTTCGTGATCTATTTCATCGCCGGCGGCGGCGCCGACGGCAAGTCGGCGGCGTTCTCAGCGGTCGGCGCCATGCTGCTCGGCGTCATCGTCACCGGCCTGTTCGTGGCGATCTCCATGACCTCGGGCGGCGGCGCCTGGGACAACGCCAAGAAGTACATCGAGGACGGCCACTTCGGCGGCAAGGGCTCCGACGCCCACAAGGCCGCGGTGACCGGCGACACCGTCGGCGATCCCTACAAGGACACCGCGGGCCCGGCGGTCAACCCGATGATCAAGATCACTAACATCGTGGCGCTCCTGTTGCTGGCGATCTTGGCGCACTAGACCCGTTCCCGACTGGACCGAAAACCCCGCGGTGTGAGCCGCGGGGGTTTTCGTGGGCGCACGGCCGCTGCGGTCGGGACCCTGGCAGCCGCGTGGCGCCGCACCGTTCGCCAACGGATTCAATTGGACGCATCTTGCGCAGGAATCGCTAAAGCAAAGCCGCTACTGCGTGGGGCCCGCCCAACGCCGGCGTGCGGCCGCAGGCCACCGCGGCAAGCTCCCAACCACCAGTCAAGGACCCCTGATGAAACGTGCTATCGCTATCGCTGCCTTCACGCTGCTTTCCAATGTCGCCGTCGCAGCCGCCGAGCAGCGCCTGCCGACGATCCCTCCGGCGCAATATACCGAGGACCAGAAGAAGGCCGCCGCCGACTTCCTGGCCGCGCGCAAGACTCCGGTGTTCGGCCCGTTCGAGGCGCTGATGCATTCGCCGGAAGTGATGACCCAGGCGCGTTCCATGGGCGACTATCTGCGCTTCAGGTCGTCGCTGGGAAACACCCTCAGCGAACTGGTGATCCTGATCACCGCGCGGCAGTGGACCCAGGACTTCGAATGGCAGTTCCATTATCCGATCGCGCTGAAGGCCGGCATCCGCAAGGAGATCGCCGATGCCATCGCCGATGGCCGCCGCCCCACCGGCATGAGCGAGGATGAAGAGATCGTCTATGATTTCTCCACCGAGCTGCACACCAGCAAGCGGGTCTCCGATGCCACCTTTGCCCGCGCCGACAAGCGGTTCGGCAAGCGCGGCGTCGTCGATCTGACCGGCATCAATGCCTATTACACACTGCTGGCGATGCAGATGAACGTCGCGCGCTACCAGGCGCCGTCGGATGTGCCGAAACTGACCCGCTTCCCGGAATAGCTGCGGCAAGCGCCGTCGCTGGCGATTTTGATGCTGCGGTCTATAATGAATCTGACAAACCAAACCCTGCGGTCGAACCGCGGGGTTTTTTGGATCAGAGGGGATCGAGGGGATGACAAGGCGACATTTTCCGGCCTCGGCGGTGCTTTGGATGGCCATCGCGGCCGGCGGCGCGCCGGCAATCGCTGCCGAACAGTGCACGGTCGGCGGCGATGCAAAGGGCGCTGACTTCGTCGGCGCCGTCACCAAGGCGCTCGACACCGCCTGGAGCTGTGAAGGCGCCTACAAGATCTTCGAGACCTGCCAGCTCGGCTCATCCGGCGACAACGCGCTGTCGACCATCGTGCTGTCCAAATGCGAACCGCGGTTCCAGGCCAGGGCCACGCCGGCGGTCAAGGCCGCCTATCAGAAGGCGCGCGAAAAATGCAGCCAGATCGCCGAGAAGAATCAGGGCTCCATGTATCAGGGCCAGGCCGCGGTTTGCGTGGCCCGCGCCAGCCGTGATTTCGCAGCCAAGTACGGCGCGAAGCGGTAGCGGCGCGTCTGAACGCGATGCTCTCTTGAACCTAGGCTCGGTCGAGGACGACTGACGTGTATCCGACACATGTCGCCGTCGCCGAGGTCACGATGACGTTTGAAACCGCCAAGTGCTTCTGGTGCGGAACAACCTTGCTGAAGGACGCGGCGACCTGTCCGAGCTGCGGCGGCGACCAGAAAACCAATGCGCGCGCCGATCCGTATCAGCCGCGGGTGATGATTGCAGTCGGCCTTGCCGCCGCCGTTCTGGTTGTCTGGAACTGGCTCAAGGCATAGCTGCGACGGCCTCACTCACCTCCATCGAAAGCCGCTCCGGCACATTCTGCAAGGACCGCCATGTCTTCCGTTGTCGACGAAGGATTCTCCTACTCGGTCGATTTGACGCCAGAGGATTACCGGCAACTGTTCGTCCAGATCGGGCGACGGCAGCAACGGCAGACGACGTCAAAGCGGATCTATCTCGTGGCAGTTCTCGCTGCGGTACCGGTCGCACTCGTTCTTGGCGCAATGAGCACGGTCATGACCCGTCAGGGCAATGGCGCGGCGGTTGCCATGCTTTGCGCGCTGGCATTTCTGCTTGGAATTCAGGCCATGTCGTCGGCATTCAGCTTCACGCATGCGCGCTCCCTGCAGCAATTGGCATCTAGCGCGGCGCGCGACTGGCCCTCCGCGTCGATGTGCGTCGATGCCGACGGCGTCAGGATCAGCGGTCATCAGACACTGACTGAATGGCGCTGGCCCGCGATCGCGGAGGTCAGCGTTGAAGATGGCGCGTTGCTGTTCTGGAGCGGCACGCTGTATGCAATGCGCATACCCGGCCGTGTGTTTGCGACGGTGGCGGAGCGCGACGCGGTTCATGCCTATGCACGCAGCCGCATCGCGCCCGGATGATGTATGCGAGGTGCGGGCGGCGGCTCACTGCACCTCCATCTTCAACCCTTCCTTGTCGATGATGGTTTTGAACTTCGCCGTCTCGGCCTCGACGAAGCCTGAGAACTGCGCCGGCGTGCCGTAGTCCGAGACGGCACCCATGGCGGTGATGGTCTTCTGGGTGTCGGCGCGCGCCAACAGCACCTTGATCTCGGCGTTCAGCGCATCGACGGCCGCAGCCGGCGCGCCCTTCGGATAGAATACGCCGAACCACGACGAGACATCGAAGCTGGCCAGTTCCGGCGCGGTCTCGCGCATGGCCGGGATGTTCGGGGCCTGGGCGGTGCGCTCGGGCGTGGTGACCGCGAGGCCGATGAGCTTGCCGTCGAGCACCTGCGGCAGCGACGGATAGAGATTGTCGAACAGGATCTGGACGTCGCCGGCCAGCGCCGCCTGCAACGCCGGGCCGGCGCCGCGGAACGGCACGTGCTGCATCTTCAGGCCGGTGAGCTGCAGCCACCACGCGCCGGTGAGGTGCGGGCTCTGGCCGACGCCCGACGAACTGTAGTTCAGCTTGTCGGGGTTGGCCTTGATATAGGCGATCAGCTCCGGAATGGTCTTGATCGGCACCGAGGGGTGGGCGCAGACGATGTTGGGAATCCGGATCATGTTGCTGACCGGCTGCAGCTGTTCGGCCTTGTAGGGCAGGTTCCTGAAGATGCTATAGGCGATGGCGTTGGGGCCGGGATTGCCGACCAGGATGGTGTGACCGTCGCCCTTCAGCCGCGCCACCTCGGCGGTGCCGATGGTGCCGCCGCCGCCGGAGCGATTCTCCACCACCGCGGATTGTCCCCACGCCGTCTGCAGATGCGCCGCCAGCATGCGGCCCATCACGTCGGTGGAGCCGCCGGCGGCGGCCGGCACGATGATGCGAACGGTTTCGGTCGGGCGCCATTCGCCGGCGGCGCGGCTCGTCTTGGGCAAAGCGGAGGTGGCGGACAAAGCGGCGGCTGCCGACAGCAGGCCGCGGCGCGTGATCAGGCTGGTCATGGTTTCTTCCCTGAAGGTTCTTGTCGTGATGATTTTTGGTCTTGGGAGAAATCGTAAAGCCGCGCCGCTGCGTCTGCAAGGTAGGCTTTGACGCAGGCGCCACCCTGCGGACCTGCACAAGCAAAACCCCGCGGCATGCCGCGGGGTTTGCGTTTCAAACGTTGATGCGGCGAACTACCGGAAGCTGATCAGCTTGAACAGCGGGGTCAGGTAGCTCATTTCCTGGCCGGAGGTCGGCGTGGTGCGGCTGATGAAGTCGAAGATCTTGCCGTCCTGCAGGCCGTAATTGGCGAGCCGCTGCACCTTGCGATCCTTGTCGAAGTAGATCGCGATGACGCGCTGGTCGGTGACCTTCTGCGGCATGAAGGCCACCGGGCGCTCGGCGCGCTGCGAGATGTAATAGAACACCTCGCCGCTCAGGGTCGCCACGGTGGACGGCGTGCCCATCACGATCAGCACCTGATCCTGGCTGGCGCCGATGGGAATCTGCTCCAGCGCGCCGATGGGCAGGATGTAGCCCTTCTGGAATTGTTCGGAGGTGCAGGCCGCCAGTGCCAGGCCGCTCACGGCGATGGCAAGCGCGGCGCGCAGGCTGCGCCAGCTGGCGCGCGAACTGCGGTGCGGGCGCGCCGGAACGCCTGATTGGCTCGAAATTGTCATGACGGAATGGGCCTCATCCTCTTGCATCGCGCGAGGCGTTGACGTACCGGGCAGCACCTCTGATTGCAACATGCGCGCGCCTCGGGGGCCCGCCTGAGGAACCCAAGATGCTCTGGCCGTTCAATCACTTCAGGAAACCCCCGGCACCGTTGCGGGGGACCATTGAGGCCATCTATGGCATGATCGTGGCGCAGGCGCGAGAACCCCGGTTTTATCGGGAACTTGGGGTCGCGGACACGGTTAACGGGCGTTTTGACATGTTGCTGCTGCACCTGTGGTTGTTGCTGCAGCAATTGAAGGAGATCGAGACCTCCGGCGCCTCGCAGGAATCGCTATCGCAGGGGCTGATCGACCGGTTCTGCAGCGACATGGACCACAATTTGCGTGAACTCGGCACCAGCGACCTCAAGGTGCCCAAGAAGATGCAGGAATTCGGCCGGGCCTTCTACGGCCGCGCCGCCGCTTATGATAGAGCACTGGCGGAGGGGCCGGAGGCGCTGGCACTGGCGCTGGACAAGAATATCTATAATGGCACAGACCTCGCGCAGGCGCGGCGGCTCGCCGGCTATGTGGCGGAGGCCACGGCCGCCCTGGCCGCGCTCGACGAAACAACAGTTGCGAACGGATCATGGCGCTTCCCGCCGCCGGTCGCCACGGAGATGATGACGAAATGACCAGAATCGATCGCATGACGGATGTCTCCAATCCCTGGAGCTTGCCGGTGGCGGTGGCGCAGATCCCGGAAACCGGCCTGCAGCGCGACATCGAGGCCAGTCCGGCGGAACGCGCCGCCATTGCCGAACTGGGCGGTCTGCTGGGCGTATCGGCGGCCAAGGCGTCGCTGGTGCTGACGCCGGTGGGCAGCGGCCAGGTCCACGTGGTCGGCCGGGTCTGGGGCAGGGTCGGGCAGAGCTGCGTGGTGACGCTGGATCCCATCGAGAGCGATTTCGACGAGGCGATCGACCTGATGTTCGCGCCGCCCTCGCAGATTCGCGAACTGGCCGAATCGGTGGACGAGGATATCGAGAGCGACCAGGAGACCCCGGACCCGCCGGAACCGATCGATCACGGCTTCATCGATATCGGCCGGCTGGCCACCGATGCGCTGTATCTCGGGCTGAACCCCTATCCGCGCAAGCCGGATGCGGTGTTCGAGGTCCCGGAAATCCCGCCGGACCCGAGCGATCACCCGTTCGCCGCCCTGAAAGCGCTGAAGGAGGCCCAAACCGCCCCGGGAACGAAGAAACCCAAGGAGAAATCGTGAGCTAAACCGGATAGCGGCAGGGCCGGCCGCTCTGGTTTATTGGGCACACGGGCGCTGATTCCAGCGGCCGGGGCGCCCGCCGCAGCAAAACCGCCCGCCCGGGATGTTGTATCGGAGCCGGGAAACGCTATTGTCGCGGCCCGATCAGGATTGAATAAAGCACTTCGCCGCTCGTCGCCAAACGCGGCGGGTTTCCTCCGCGGTCGCGTCACTCGGCCGCAAAGAGACAGGTTTCCGGGACGTTCATGCCGAAAAAGGTTCGCATCGCGCTAGACGCCATGGGTGGCGATGTCGGCGCATCGGTTGTCGTCCCCGGCGCCGCGATTTCGCTCACCCGTCATCCCGACAGCGAATTCCTGCTGTTCGGCGACAGCGCGCTGATCGAACGCGAGCTGGCCAATCATCCCGCCCTGAAGGCGGTGTCGAAAGTCATCCACACCGACGTCGCCGTCAGCATGCACGACAAGCCAAGCCAGGCGCTGCGTCGCGGCCGGCGGGTGTCGTCCATGTGGCAGGCCATCGACGCGGTCAAGAAGGGCGACGCCGACGTGGCGATTTCCGCCGGCAACACCGGTGCGCTGATGGCCATGGCGCGGTTCTGCCTGCGCATGCTCGACGGCATCGAGCGCCCGGCGCTGGCCGCGATCTGGCCGACGACGCGCGGCGACTCGGTGGTGCTCGATCTCGGCGCGACTATCGGCGGCGATGCCCAGCACCTCAAGACGATGGCGGTGATGGGCAGCGCCATGGCCAGCGCGCTGTTCGACCTGGAACGGCCCACGGTCGGGCTGCTCAATATCGGTGTCGAGGAAATCAAGGGCGGCGACGAGATCAGGGAGGCCGCCGAACTGCTGCGCGCCGCCGATCTGCCGCAGCTCAACTTCATCGGCTTCGTCGAGGGCGACGGTATCGGTCGCGGCGCCGCCGACGTCATCGTCACCGAGGGTTTTAGCGGCAATATCGCGCTGAAGGCCGCGGAAGGCACGGCGCGGCAGTTCAGCGAATATCTGCGCAACGCCATGGCGCGGACCTGGCGCTCCCGGATCG
It encodes the following:
- a CDS encoding carboxymuconolactone decarboxylase family protein; this encodes MKRAIAIAAFTLLSNVAVAAAEQRLPTIPPAQYTEDQKKAAADFLAARKTPVFGPFEALMHSPEVMTQARSMGDYLRFRSSLGNTLSELVILITARQWTQDFEWQFHYPIALKAGIRKEIADAIADGRRPTGMSEDEEIVYDFSTELHTSKRVSDATFARADKRFGKRGVVDLTGINAYYTLLAMQMNVARYQAPSDVPKLTRFPE
- a CDS encoding Bug family tripartite tricarboxylate transporter substrate binding protein, which gives rise to MTSLITRRGLLSAAAALSATSALPKTSRAAGEWRPTETVRIIVPAAAGGSTDVMGRMLAAHLQTAWGQSAVVENRSGGGGTIGTAEVARLKGDGHTILVGNPGPNAIAYSIFRNLPYKAEQLQPVSNMIRIPNIVCAHPSVPIKTIPELIAYIKANPDKLNYSSSGVGQSPHLTGAWWLQLTGLKMQHVPFRGAGPALQAALAGDVQILFDNLYPSLPQVLDGKLIGLAVTTPERTAQAPNIPAMRETAPELASFDVSSWFGVFYPKGAPAAAVDALNAEIKVLLARADTQKTITAMGAVSDYGTPAQFSGFVEAETAKFKTIIDKEGLKMEVQ
- a CDS encoding outer membrane protein assembly factor BamE; the protein is MTISSQSGVPARPHRSSRASWRSLRAALAIAVSGLALAACTSEQFQKGYILPIGALEQIPIGASQDQVLIVMGTPSTVATLSGEVFYYISQRAERPVAFMPQKVTDQRVIAIYFDKDRKVQRLANYGLQDGKIFDFISRTTPTSGQEMSYLTPLFKLISFR
- a CDS encoding ubiquinol-cytochrome C chaperone family protein, translating into MLWPFNHFRKPPAPLRGTIEAIYGMIVAQAREPRFYRELGVADTVNGRFDMLLLHLWLLLQQLKEIETSGASQESLSQGLIDRFCSDMDHNLRELGTSDLKVPKKMQEFGRAFYGRAAAYDRALAEGPEALALALDKNIYNGTDLAQARRLAGYVAEATAALAALDETTVANGSWRFPPPVATEMMTK
- a CDS encoding YceD family protein, whose protein sequence is MTRIDRMTDVSNPWSLPVAVAQIPETGLQRDIEASPAERAAIAELGGLLGVSAAKASLVLTPVGSGQVHVVGRVWGRVGQSCVVTLDPIESDFDEAIDLMFAPPSQIRELAESVDEDIESDQETPDPPEPIDHGFIDIGRLATDALYLGLNPYPRKPDAVFEVPEIPPDPSDHPFAALKALKEAQTAPGTKKPKEKS
- the plsX gene encoding phosphate acyltransferase PlsX — encoded protein: MPKKVRIALDAMGGDVGASVVVPGAAISLTRHPDSEFLLFGDSALIERELANHPALKAVSKVIHTDVAVSMHDKPSQALRRGRRVSSMWQAIDAVKKGDADVAISAGNTGALMAMARFCLRMLDGIERPALAAIWPTTRGDSVVLDLGATIGGDAQHLKTMAVMGSAMASALFDLERPTVGLLNIGVEEIKGGDEIREAAELLRAADLPQLNFIGFVEGDGIGRGAADVIVTEGFSGNIALKAAEGTARQFSEYLRNAMARTWRSRIGYLFAKNAFKAVRDKVDPNKSNGAVFLGLRGIVVKSHGGTNADGFAYAVDVGYDMVRYDLLTKINLMLNRDGSALSSTPAQEAVS